From Symphalangus syndactylus isolate Jambi chromosome 5, NHGRI_mSymSyn1-v2.1_pri, whole genome shotgun sequence:
CAATTGTTTTGGATACATACTCAGAAgtggattgctagatcatatagtataggctgagtatcccttatctgaagtGCTTGGGACCAGATGTGTTTCAGGGTTCACATTTTTTTGGGGTTTTGGAACATCTGCATTATACCCAATTGGGCATTCCAATtccagaaatccaaaatgctcaaaTGAGTATTTCCTTGGAGCATCACACTGGCGCTCAAAAAGTGTCTTTGCATTTTCCTGTCTCCCAGGCCCtcccaaagtaaaataaatgcaaaacagTCTTTTTCATGTATTTCCTTTGTTCCATAAGGACAAGAgctgtttgttttgttcactactgTATCCCTAGTATCTAGAATACAGTGCACGTAAAAAGCATTCAAATACTAGTCAAATAGGTGACGATGAGCAAATCTGTTATTGTTTGTTGACAGTATATCAAAATCTAAAATATGGTATCTTGATTTGGCCTAAATTTATGAAtttatgaatttaaatttttaattaatatgttGTAATGTTCTGTCAAGGACACTACACTTTCCATTTGCCCAATTTCTAAATGAGTCTAAAAAccatcataataaaatatagatttcATATCACTTCTGCCTCAGAATAATTCATGGATTTCTACTACCTACAGGAAAAAAAGCCTACACTTCTTCGAGTGGGTCTGAAACCCTCCATGATTAGTAGCAGCCTCTCTCTCGAGCCTCCTGCATGTTCATCCCAGCAAGACTTACTTAGAGACAAATAGAGCATTTGTCTATTCCATGGGTAATGCCTTTCTATCAGTCAGAAATGCTACTTTACACCTTTAGTTTATGGAAACACTACTCATTTTTCAAGGCATAGCTCAGAGGTTAGCTCTTAGAAGACGCTTTTTCCCCAAATGCTATCACTGAATTGAACTGTTCTGTGTCCCTGAAGTTTGCACACCCCAAAGGTTTAACACAGTGCTTTGCACAATTAATGGCTTCCAAGAACTTTTTTGACTGAATTCCCGTAGAATTAATTTCGAAGTAGGATAAAACCTACCAGGTGCAAAGTCTGGTTCAGTGTCATTAGCACTGTCACCATCACTGCCTTCCAGAAGAATCTTCCTCTGCTGTACTGCAGCTTTAGAtgctgcttttcttttcccttgaacACCACCAACATCGTCTTCCACAGTAATCTTATCCAAATCTTCAGGAGAGGCATAAAAATCAATGGAAAACTTTCTGTGACAGCTGATATTTCAAGAACTGCAGAGCAGACTCTATTAcaactattgtttttatttgcccAGGTTCATCCCTCCCCTGCTTCCGGTAATAGACTATTTACTATCCCAATCTGGGTCAACCATGGTGCATCGGTGCCCTGGGAACACCTCTAGTTTTAGGGATAAATCCAAGACCCAAACAGAGACCATCTTTCCCCCAAAATGTTCAAACTAGAATTGGGAATATGCAGCCCCTTTCTTCAACGGTCAGTTGCTCTAACTAGAAGCCATGGGTAGTTGTGAGCCTTCAGGGAAGAATGTGTGTCTGCAGTAAGACAGAATGAGactaaaacacaaagaaataaaggccatGACATCAAGAGAGTCTTGACAAATTGAAAGAACTTGCTTCTAGCCACAATTTCAGCAATTTAAACAAAAGTCAGAAAAACAgcattgatgaaaaaaatataaaaaacttacCTAAATAATCACTAGCTACACTGCAATTAGAGATATGAGGAGACTTAttcattgtttctattttactATTGCCATGTTTTTCAATGCCTAAATATaaggaataagaaagaaaattcagataTTTCTTAATCAAATAATGTCTAGAAATAGGAAAATTAGTACTAAAATGTAATAGCATTTAGATATAGATAAATGATCCCAAACTCAAACTAGCacaataattttattcagagaggTTAACATATGGTTAGAAGTCTGGGCTCTGAAATCTAATATACTTATGTTTAAATTCAGGCTCTACCATGTAAACTGGCTATATGACCACAGGCAAGTTGCTTATCCTAAGACTTAATTCCCTTATCTATAATGTGGAGATAAAACTAGTGTCTTACCCAGTGGTATTACAGAAGACTAAATGTGGATCTCACATGGGAATTGCTGATTATTGTGCCCAATGCACAGGAAAtggtcaataaatgttaactatcaaTTCTATGTAGGCAAATCCACGCTTTTACTAACGTAAGAACTCTCCAATCGTTATAATAACCTTAAAATGATCCAAAGCATTCTAAGAGGACTTTAAGACATAACAATTGGTATTATTAAATTCCAGTGCTACAAGGTGCATTATTTAATAATAAGTGGTATAATATTAATACTTCTAAGGAACTCCCCTTATACATTCTACAACGTCTTAAAAGAGAGTGAGAAATTTCAGTGCCtccattttaaatgtaattcatGACAATTCTCTTTTGATGTTTCTTTGATTCTTGGTTACTAAAAGTCTTCCTAATcaaactttcatttctttttaaagaggagGCAGCCAGCTaaggtggctctcacctgtaatcccagaactttgggaggctgaggcgggaggattgcttgaggccgggagtttgaggccagcatgggcaacatagtgagacccctctctacaaaataaaaaattagccaggcacggcggcacatgcctgtagtcccggctactcaggaggctgaggcaggaggattgcttgagcccaggaggtcaaggttgtattgagccatgatcacgccactgtattcctgcctggatgacagagtgagaccctgtctcaaataaataaatacataaggagGCAGTACTGAtttaggaaacaaagaaaaaaagctcCATGTATACCCCTAAATAAGATAATAAGCTAAAATATCCCCCAACATAAAAACTTTAAGCCAAAAAGCATTTTAACAGTAGAGTATCTTTTTCAGGAATAATGATGTCTGCCTCTCTAGAATATCAATATATCATCTGCTGCATATTAATATTAATGTCATCTATTGCCAGAAAAATCAAAGGAGAAAATCAACGAGAAATCCAGAAGCCATTCTCTTAAGTCTACTGAGCTTGCTAACCAAATTAATACCTTTGACCTTTGTAAGTAATAAAAATTACCATAATTAGGGCATGTTCAACTGATCCGGAAAAAAAGGAGATGCACTGTTAGGACTCTACAGATCAATTCATTTGATGAAGAAATTAAATGTTCACTGTACAACAACATAAAATCTGAACACTGAGGCTCACAGTTCATGCCCTCAAGCTTACTCTGGGTATTAAGCACAGATGTATGTCTGTTTGTATGGGATTTAGGTGCTGAATTAAGAACTAAATCCAATTGTATTCTCTGCAAATGGGTCTATTTATAGTGCAAAGTATTCACAGTTTACTCTTTCCTCTGTGAAGGCCCACCcaaagaaataattacaaaagcATTAGGAAGGTTTTAAAgctaaatatacagaaaacaaagtTACTTTTATCTTGAGACTTCTGCACATTATTGGTGACTGCTGGAAGTTCCTTCACTGATAAAGCTAGTGCAACTTCTAAGTCTCTCTGGTAGAGCTTGTCATCTAAAGCCATCCTAAAATAGACACACAAGTAATAATGAGTTCTTCAAAATATCAATCTCAACTAAAGAGCAAAGTTTGAGATTTCCCTAAATTACTATTCAAGAGTTGCTAACttcacaaaaatgtttttaaacaatcATCATCATTAATAGACCTTTGATGATAAGACTCCTAAAATGTCACAGTATCATGTTATATACAGAATAAGAGGTTTGAAATAGGAGCATATACCTCTTTGCAATGACTGTTCCCTTTCATTGTAATGTGTCACCTTACTACCAGCCATGTCCAGGTGGGAAACACCCTACTCAACCCAAAACAGAATTGGTTCAAACATCACTTACACTTAAAACTCTTCCTTGACCTCACCCACTCCCCTTTAGCAGATATTATAGCtcttacattaaaattattatcatttttttacaTCTCTTCCTCCCAATCCAGACTTTAACCAATATTTTACCAAGCACTTACTTTGTACAAGGCACTGCACTAGCTGGAATACTAAAAGTACCTTCAGGGAGTCTGCAATTAAAGGAGGAGGGTGGGGAAATAAGACATGCTAATAATTATCCTATAAAAGGCAGACTATAAAGTCCTATTCAAGTTGGTCAAAAGTGCTATGagtataagaggaaaaaaaacatcaaagaaaGATAAGGAAAAGTTACATAAAGGAAGAAGCACTGAGATGTAccttaaataattcatttttttagaataagttttaagatataattcacatatcataaagtttacattttaaagtaaacaattcagtagtttttagtaCATTCCAGAGTTGTAAAACTACCATCCCTACCTAATTTCAGAACATCTTtattaccccaaaaagaaaccccatacccattaccATTCACGTCCTGTTTACCCCTCTCCCAGCTCCTagcaaccattaatctactttctgtttctatggatttgcctattctggacatttcatgcaaatgaaatcatataatatgtgacctgtatatctggcttctttcactcagaatgatgttttcaaggttcatccatattgcagTATATATCAGTTATCAGCAGTCATTTCTTTCTatagctgaaaaatattccattttgtggacaccacattttacttatccattAATTAGCAGATAGACATTTGGATCgcctccatttttttttagctattatgaattaatgttgctatgaacattcatgtatgggtttttgtgtgggcatatgttttcatttctcttggatacatACATAGGCTGGGTCATGTAATAActctgtttaacattttgaggaactgctaaacCATTTTCCAAtttagctgcaccattttactttcccaccagcaatatatgagggttcaaatttctccacatccttgtctttttttattaagtCATCCGGTGGGTGTGAAGTATTATCTCAttctgattttgatttgcattgccctcacagctaatgatgttgagcatcttctcatgtgTTTATTGGTTGTGTACTTCTCTGGAGaaagtctattcaaatcttttgcacattttaaattgtgttgttagtcttcttactgttgagttttacgAGTTCTGTGTATACTCTGGATGCAGTCCCTTATCAGTTatctgatttacaaatattttctcccacgtGTGGGTTcctttttcaatatatttaaaatgtaatacaaGAAActcacaaacaaaaaccaaaaaaaaaaaaaaaaagcaaaaaagagcatGACATGAGGTAAGTTTCTCCATGCTAACTCACTTTTCATAGGGAAACTTGTAGCAGTAAAACATTATATATGCCATGGTCCATTTGTTAATATTCCCCTTCCGCCCATCTCTTCTCCATACCACAAGTTTTGGGTCTCTAATGACTTCCTTCACTCCTTTCTCCCTCTTGGTACTATCTAATGGAATTCCATGGTTAGTCTAGAAACTATGGGAACTTCTCACTGATGAATAAATCTTAACAACATGGGGAGAAGACAtctttttctgcaaaaaaaatacatggttttatattttaaaaactgcccTCACATTAAGTCATCTTATGTCTTAATCATCTTAAGTCAtctaatgtcatttttaacaaagtAGTCTCGTATGATTTGAGGAATTCAGAGACAAGTGCTGGGTCCTGTCAAAACCAGTCATAACTTCTGAATTCCACAATCATTATTGTCTTAAAATTTAATGATATTTCCTTATATGTTTGTGAATTTCTTTAAGTcagaaagccagaaaaaaatagtACATCCTGTTTTCTGACATGCACCTAGTGAAATAAGACCTATGACTCTGCTCAAGTTCTAATTTAAACCAAGGGTTCGAACCTGTGTCTCTTTAAAATTAACACATCTAATGTCATATATTTACTGCATGTCTTACCTCTCACCTTTTTTTAGGGGCTTTCTCTTGTACTGGGATTTCTTCTTTCTGGAGATTGTTCAAGTTAGCTTTTGGTTTATCTTGTTTTAACTCCTTTAGTGCTGTTCTGGATTTCTTGTTTAAAGGTACAGTTGCAGAAACAAAATCATCTATTCATGTGTGaattaaaaccaaaagaaaaatattattttcttcataaatgaaaATCATTACAATGTGTGTTCAAGTTTTTATAGGCTAGgcaaattgtttaatttccacaatttaaaaatcattgttagtattttgtttatctttattcTCATTCATCTATTTCGACTTTCGTTTTTGTgccctttatatttaaaaatctcagtCTATCAAAAACCAATTCACTAAAAACTGCAAAAGCAATTAAGACAGCATataaatgtcaaagaaaaaatgattaaaaacctGTAAAACCATTAGAAAAATTGGTAGAATTTAATCACGTTGAAAagtggaaataaattatttttatgagaaCTTCACAA
This genomic window contains:
- the RAD51AP1 gene encoding RAD51-associated protein 1 isoform X1, giving the protein MVRPVRHKKPVNYSQFDHSDSDDDFVSATVPLNKKSRTALKELKQDKPKANLNNLQKEEIPVQEKAPKKRLPEGTFSIPASAVPCTKMALDDKLYQRDLEVALALSVKELPAVTNNVQKSQDKSIEKHGNSKIETMNKSPHISNCSVASDYLDLDKITVEDDVGGVQGKRKAASKAAVQQRKILLEGSDGDSANDTEPDFAPGEDSEDDSDFCESEDNDEDFSMRKSKVKEIKKKEVKVKSPVEKKEKKSKSKCNALVTSVDSAPAAIKSESQSSPKKVSLSSDATRKPLQISSPSAESKKPKWVPPAATGGSRSGSSPLAAVPVKSPSQSLRLGLSRLARIKPLHPNATSS
- the RAD51AP1 gene encoding RAD51-associated protein 1 isoform X2 is translated as MVRPVRHKKPVNYSQFDHSDSDDDFVSATVPLNKKSRTALKELKQDKPKANLNNLQKEEIPVQEKAPKKRLPEGTFSIPASAVPCTKMALDDKLYQRDLEVALALSVKELPAVTNNVQKSQDKSIEKHGNSKIETMNKSPHISNCSVASDYLDLDKITVEDDVGGVQGKRKAASKAAVQQRKILLEGSDGDSANDTEPDFAPGEDSEDDSDFCESEDNDEDFSMRKSKVKEIKKKEVKVKSPVEKKEKKSKSKCNALVTSVDSAPAAIKSESQSSPKKVSLSSDATRKPLQISSPSAESKKPKWVPPATGGSRSGSSPLAAVPVKSPSQSLRLGLSRLARIKPLHPNATSS